Proteins encoded by one window of Lutibacter sp. A64:
- a CDS encoding ISAon1 family transposase N-terminal region protein, with the protein MPKEEFTSILVAYGFHKEVTIQDFPFRGNTVYLHVKRRRWLDKESKDDWNLVAQGT; encoded by the coding sequence GTGCCAAAAGAAGAATTTACTAGTATCTTAGTAGCTTACGGATTCCACAAAGAAGTAACTATTCAAGATTTTCCATTTAGAGGTAATACAGTTTATTTACATGTAAAGCGTCGCAGATGGCTGGATAAGGAATCTAAAGATGACTGGAATTTAGTAGCACAGGGAACGTGA